The following are encoded together in the Adhaeribacter arboris genome:
- a CDS encoding sce7725 family protein: MYFPYLRGKQFELIALREICDIMAANDSKVSPIIEPVKDSPTLKKTLIELSRENINYNVIINPGVGDLVKSSGNILNLLKKDLAGYTNYQAAIIIDGSKDVKYYANLVNNQDFQQLSCSGITLIHIAGREDITNILKYIQHYSELPIINNVVHLGKTNRRYYRNFESTTLVTLDDFFCCQQKNADYLSIDDSEFSEEHLFYKQDGFKGFSDFLTIGDIYSDGGFLPYAIAIHLSYITRQNKIRVKHFVSDSNMDTTDIGGKFEEALNKLIYWCNTSTLDTRAISEFKELHNNGHFPGLGSIKKLSVMNHIELVLSLI, encoded by the coding sequence ATGTATTTTCCTTACCTCCGAGGCAAGCAGTTTGAACTAATTGCTCTTAGAGAGATTTGTGATATCATGGCTGCTAATGATAGCAAAGTTTCTCCAATTATTGAACCAGTAAAAGATTCTCCTACCTTAAAAAAAACCTTAATTGAGTTAAGCCGAGAGAATATTAATTATAATGTTATCATTAATCCAGGTGTAGGTGATTTAGTTAAATCGTCCGGTAACATTCTTAATTTGTTGAAAAAGGACTTAGCTGGATATACTAACTATCAAGCTGCCATTATAATAGATGGAAGCAAAGATGTAAAATACTATGCTAACTTAGTTAATAACCAAGATTTTCAACAATTATCATGCTCAGGAATAACGCTGATTCATATTGCTGGCCGTGAGGACATTACAAACATTTTAAAGTATATTCAACATTATAGTGAATTGCCTATTATTAATAATGTAGTTCATTTAGGAAAAACTAATCGCCGGTACTACCGAAATTTTGAATCCACTACTTTAGTTACATTAGACGACTTCTTCTGTTGTCAACAAAAAAATGCTGATTATTTATCTATTGATGACAGTGAATTTTCGGAAGAACATCTCTTTTATAAACAAGATGGTTTTAAAGGATTTTCAGATTTCTTGACCATTGGTGATATATACTCAGATGGAGGTTTTTTACCTTATGCTATTGCTATTCATTTATCCTATATCACCCGGCAAAATAAAATCCGTGTAAAACATTTTGTTTCGGATTCTAACATGGATACTACTGATATAGGAGGCAAATTTGAAGAAGCTTTAAATAAATTAATTTATTGGTGTAATACTAGTACTCTAGATACTAGGGCAATTTCCGAATTTAAAGAGTTACATAATAATGGCCATTTTCCCGGATTAGGAAGCATTAAAAAGCTTTCGGTTATGAATCACATTGAATTAGTCCTTAGTTTGATCTAG
- the parS gene encoding type II RES/Xre toxin-antitoxin system antitoxin, which translates to MATREDKKSITLRKFDPEKSIKRAERIKNAISTKTKRVKWSINVPGHENEYVWDTQMDRLALIRTGLPYESIDVISKKADLPVKKMLQLIGLAQTTYNKRKRDNEFLSGRDSELILILTELLGFGLEVFNNENEKFQRWLKKPNASLGNATPESLFDSLTGIQEVRNSLNRLEYGNMA; encoded by the coding sequence ATGGCAACAAGGGAAGATAAAAAATCGATTACTTTAAGAAAGTTTGATCCAGAAAAGAGCATTAAAAGGGCTGAACGCATTAAAAATGCTATATCTACAAAGACGAAACGTGTTAAATGGAGTATTAATGTTCCAGGACATGAAAATGAATACGTTTGGGATACGCAAATGGATCGACTAGCCCTTATCAGAACAGGATTGCCTTATGAATCAATTGATGTTATTAGTAAGAAGGCTGATTTACCCGTTAAGAAAATGCTGCAATTAATCGGACTAGCTCAAACTACATACAATAAACGAAAGAGAGATAATGAATTTTTAAGTGGAAGGGATAGTGAATTAATCCTAATTCTTACAGAATTATTAGGATTCGGGTTAGAAGTTTTTAATAATGAAAATGAAAAATTTCAGCGTTGGTTGAAAAAACCAAATGCTTCTTTAGGGAATGCTACTCCAGAAAGCTTATTCGATTCGTTGACAGGAATTCAAGAAGTGAGGAATAGTTTGAATAGGCTTGAATATGGAAATATGGCGTAA
- a CDS encoding RES family NAD+ phosphorylase, with translation MRVFRIERERYLDTTLSGIGAALTEGYRWNSLNTYLVYTAESRALATLEVSVHLDLSEDLPTDRHYVEIDIPDDVEILELSIEDLPDNWDAKPPILSTQLIGDDFVQEKSAAVLKVPSSIVPPEFNYLINPNHPEAARIKVISNAQLTFDKRFKHIKKK, from the coding sequence ATGAGGGTATTTAGAATTGAGAGGGAAAGATATCTTGACACTACATTATCTGGAATTGGAGCAGCATTAACGGAAGGTTATCGATGGAATAGTCTTAACACTTATCTAGTATATACGGCAGAGTCACGTGCACTAGCAACTTTAGAGGTTTCTGTTCATCTGGATTTAAGTGAAGACTTGCCGACTGATCGACACTATGTTGAAATAGACATACCAGATGATGTTGAAATATTAGAATTAAGTATAGAAGATTTACCTGATAATTGGGATGCTAAGCCACCAATTCTTAGTACTCAATTAATAGGTGATGATTTTGTCCAGGAGAAAAGTGCCGCTGTTCTTAAAGTACCAAGTAGTATTGTTCCTCCTGAATTCAATTACTTAATAAATCCTAATCATCCTGAGGCAGCAAGAATAAAAGTAATCTCCAACGCTCAATTAACATTTGATAAAAGGTTTAAACATATTAAGAAAAAGTAA
- a CDS encoding SBBP repeat-containing protein, with the protein MQKPLLLSLLLFISFSALSQDWQWVRGVGGPDYSESKRIATDANGNSYVLGNFAQTFRLEGLELQGSPNGEVFLIKYDTNGLLKWAKQFGGTSIVEGEDLFADASGNLFITGNFKGTTSFGSYTLTSPNDRSLFVAKLDANGNVLWAKQSFSSAGDVKGRNLTVDLSGNTYVTGSFFESATFGSTSIQATKDEQVFINKYNSQGDLVWVKMAGGLGTCLTHGLTTDTNGNLYLTGQFWHTAVFGSTILYKNDPITSPGEIFLAKYDAAGNALWAKQAGGAGSDVASGITVDNNGNSYIIGFFTGTAQFGSATITGSVGKNICIAKFSTTGGLIWIKKHQGSGDAIGISIDLDASGNVVTTGYFKGSLSLENATLIAQGGFDTYFAKYDISGNITGAIQAGGSGTDYPKDLEVNTNGKIYFTGDFEGPATFGTSALSGEVVIGKLNSISYNQEPVPTITVGALNRSSMCLGTVMEVPFTTTGRFGADNTFTVQLSDYAGYFDNPTNIGSGTTSPITVRIPTDAYLGTRYRIRVVASSPKGIVKDNGANLTINNPPTVTASVAARTISAGSSTTLYASGADTYVWSPTIGLDNANSANPVATPTVTTTYIVTGTKDGCTSTASVLVKVEPIPTAGSIFKWNSVKYEGNIGSASGYGTGTDAKGNIYLVGSFSNSITFGSTTLNVPGYVGHDQIFLVKYSNNGQVLWVKQIGGDLHDYVSDFAVDANGNIYITGWFSSQMTIGTKTLVEDESAEGISYFVAKLNSEGEVAWANKIEGPNNSVTAITAAPNGEVYISGTFRTVATFNETSLTNNGNKLDYFLVKYTIDGKVVWGKSLTGSSIKGYRNTDLVTDSKGNLYATGSFSKGTLEIGPYILTSKIEFTNSFLAKFTPDGQVQWAKFIGQETSSYSHTTSRLITIDKNDKVYLAGEFNLYTKFDNVTLSNIGKSNNFLAKYDETGALLWVTETGGEVSGITTDTQGSIYTTGSFTNLANFGTKQLAITDQEYAAFVVKYDVNGQVIWAEQAIASEFWQISSGGISVDEKQNIYIAGSLDKGGTYTPITFGCQTITLIKPQIGSYFLAKLSPGNGALPTLVTSKLSTNTVCAGSTLNVPFSVANKPGDCQSYIVLLSDSKGSFENARIIGRGLTSPIPVTIPVAYSLAGNGYRIKVVSATPAITGTDNGTDINIMALSEITIRASKTDLCPGTVGVVYTASSDSGFTSFSWTVPGDWIITGGQGTNKITVTTGTSNGEVAVTAVSKECNIPVTKRLPIVLTEVFPPHVWSYATAVCKDATTTIVASGAPSNTTYQWYSSANGTNPIWKSSRDFSSSESRFYTPAINTTTTFYVSILFPSGCESERVPVLITVNPLPDTPASISASIVKPCTGLVVTYEVPKMNQELGYKWEVPANWTVISGQNTSKINVQVGTGTGMVKVAAYNYCSSSLVRSLPVEASTPVRPTIATSPICGPGRVTFNAINVPPTSSLRWYTTATGATPIAGETGSTFVTPSLTSTTNYYVSVVTPEGCESSRVAIEAIINSAPTANAGPNETICISTLGYILKGGVPAGGQWSGKGVTAGGYFNPASAGEGSHELTYSITQGSCTVADTKTIIITKGPAVTLAPFGTVCRTVQDYVLTGGQPAGGVYSGAGVENGLFTPVDSIEQHLIAYTYTGKGGCSTTVWQPITVSTCTGMAESELTSKLVTYPNPTKSDLNIELSLPKATTIKLLLLDARGAKMLERDYSKVHGAFRQVISLKDKPRGIYLLQLVFKDSVITKRIVVE; encoded by the coding sequence ATGCAGAAACCTTTACTTCTTTCTCTTCTTTTATTCATTTCTTTTTCAGCACTCAGCCAGGACTGGCAGTGGGTGCGCGGTGTAGGTGGACCTGATTATAGTGAAAGTAAACGCATTGCCACGGATGCTAATGGAAATAGCTATGTCTTAGGAAACTTTGCCCAAACTTTTCGCCTGGAAGGTTTAGAATTACAAGGCTCCCCCAACGGAGAAGTATTCCTCATCAAATATGATACTAATGGGTTATTAAAGTGGGCCAAGCAGTTTGGAGGAACTTCAATTGTAGAAGGGGAAGACTTATTCGCCGATGCTAGTGGCAACCTTTTTATTACGGGTAACTTTAAAGGAACAACCTCTTTTGGCTCCTATACGCTTACTAGTCCAAATGATAGAAGTCTTTTTGTGGCTAAGTTAGATGCCAATGGCAACGTATTATGGGCAAAGCAAAGTTTTAGTTCCGCAGGAGACGTAAAAGGCCGGAATTTAACCGTTGATCTTAGTGGCAACACCTATGTAACGGGTTCTTTCTTTGAATCCGCTACTTTCGGATCTACTTCTATCCAGGCTACCAAAGATGAACAGGTGTTTATCAACAAATATAATTCCCAAGGAGATTTGGTTTGGGTAAAGATGGCGGGTGGTCTAGGAACATGCTTAACTCACGGACTTACTACGGATACTAACGGGAATTTGTATTTAACGGGGCAATTTTGGCATACGGCTGTATTTGGGTCTACTATTCTTTATAAAAACGACCCTATAACCTCTCCGGGAGAAATTTTCCTAGCGAAATATGATGCGGCCGGTAATGCTTTATGGGCCAAGCAGGCCGGGGGGGCAGGTAGTGATGTAGCTTCTGGAATAACCGTTGATAATAACGGAAATAGTTATATAATAGGTTTTTTTACCGGGACAGCCCAATTTGGTTCAGCTACCATTACCGGTAGTGTAGGCAAAAATATTTGTATAGCTAAGTTTAGTACCACGGGTGGCCTTATTTGGATAAAAAAACATCAAGGTTCTGGAGATGCAATAGGCATAAGTATAGATTTAGACGCCAGCGGTAATGTCGTTACTACCGGCTATTTCAAAGGCTCTCTTTCCCTTGAAAATGCTACCCTGATAGCTCAAGGTGGCTTTGATACCTATTTTGCCAAATATGATATTTCCGGCAATATAACCGGAGCCATACAAGCTGGAGGTTCGGGAACAGATTATCCAAAGGATTTGGAAGTAAATACCAATGGAAAAATTTACTTTACGGGTGATTTTGAAGGGCCTGCTACCTTTGGAACCTCTGCTCTTTCTGGTGAAGTTGTCATTGGGAAATTAAATTCCATCAGCTATAACCAGGAGCCAGTTCCAACAATTACGGTAGGGGCTTTGAACCGGAGTTCTATGTGTCTAGGTACAGTAATGGAAGTTCCTTTTACCACCACCGGTCGTTTTGGTGCCGATAATACATTTACCGTTCAACTTTCCGACTATGCTGGGTATTTTGATAATCCAACCAACATCGGCAGTGGCACTACAAGCCCTATTACAGTTAGGATACCAACTGATGCCTACCTAGGAACTAGATATAGAATAAGAGTCGTCGCTTCTTCTCCCAAGGGGATAGTAAAAGATAATGGTGCAAATTTAACCATAAACAATCCACCTACTGTTACAGCCTCAGTTGCTGCCAGGACTATTTCGGCCGGTTCCTCTACCACTTTATATGCTTCAGGAGCAGATACGTATGTTTGGTCACCCACCATCGGACTTGATAATGCTAATAGTGCTAATCCTGTAGCTACACCTACAGTTACTACCACGTATATAGTTACGGGCACCAAAGACGGGTGCACTAGTACCGCCTCTGTTCTTGTAAAAGTAGAGCCGATACCTACCGCAGGAAGTATTTTTAAGTGGAACTCCGTTAAATATGAAGGGAATATAGGATCTGCTTCTGGATATGGTACTGGAACCGATGCCAAGGGTAATATATATTTGGTAGGTTCTTTTTCAAACTCCATCACCTTTGGTTCAACTACTTTGAATGTTCCCGGATATGTGGGCCATGATCAAATATTTTTAGTTAAATATAGTAATAATGGCCAAGTCTTATGGGTGAAACAAATAGGAGGCGATTTGCACGATTATGTTTCTGATTTTGCAGTAGATGCGAATGGAAACATTTATATAACTGGTTGGTTCAGCTCCCAAATGACTATAGGCACCAAAACCTTAGTAGAAGATGAAAGTGCTGAAGGTATTTCTTACTTTGTCGCTAAACTTAACTCCGAAGGAGAAGTAGCCTGGGCCAATAAAATTGAGGGACCAAATAATAGTGTTACCGCTATTACAGCAGCTCCAAATGGAGAAGTTTATATTTCTGGTACTTTCCGTACGGTTGCTACCTTTAATGAAACTTCATTGACCAACAACGGCAATAAATTGGACTATTTTTTAGTGAAATACACCATAGATGGAAAAGTAGTTTGGGGCAAATCTCTCACGGGTAGTAGTATAAAAGGATACAGAAATACCGATTTAGTTACCGACAGTAAAGGAAACCTATATGCAACCGGCTCTTTTAGCAAAGGAACTTTAGAAATTGGACCTTATATTCTAACAAGTAAAATAGAATTTACCAACTCCTTTCTTGCCAAGTTCACTCCGGATGGCCAGGTGCAATGGGCAAAATTTATAGGTCAGGAAACAAGCTCTTATTCTCATACTACTAGTAGACTTATTACTATTGACAAAAATGATAAAGTGTACCTGGCTGGAGAATTTAATCTATACACCAAGTTCGATAATGTAACTCTCTCGAACATTGGAAAGTCAAATAATTTTCTGGCTAAATATGATGAAACCGGAGCTTTGCTTTGGGTAACAGAAACTGGAGGAGAAGTATCTGGAATTACCACCGACACTCAAGGGTCAATTTATACTACTGGTAGCTTTACCAACTTAGCTAATTTTGGCACAAAACAACTGGCCATTACTGATCAGGAATATGCTGCTTTTGTAGTTAAATATGATGTAAATGGTCAAGTAATATGGGCAGAGCAAGCAATAGCTAGTGAATTTTGGCAAATTTCTAGTGGTGGGATAAGTGTAGATGAAAAGCAAAATATCTATATAGCAGGAAGTTTAGACAAAGGGGGAACTTATACCCCCATCACTTTCGGGTGCCAAACCATTACCCTTATAAAACCACAAATAGGAAGTTATTTCTTGGCTAAGCTAAGTCCGGGGAATGGCGCACTGCCCACCCTTGTAACCAGCAAACTAAGTACTAATACTGTATGTGCTGGTTCTACTTTAAATGTACCCTTCTCAGTAGCTAATAAGCCTGGGGATTGCCAGTCCTACATTGTTCTATTATCAGATTCCAAAGGTTCCTTTGAAAATGCGCGCATAATTGGTAGAGGCTTAACCAGCCCTATTCCGGTCACTATCCCGGTGGCTTACTCTCTTGCTGGCAATGGATATAGGATTAAAGTGGTAAGTGCTACTCCGGCAATAACCGGAACGGATAACGGGACTGATATAAATATTATGGCGCTTTCCGAAATTACCATCAGAGCAAGTAAAACGGATCTTTGCCCCGGAACGGTAGGTGTCGTTTATACCGCTTCTTCAGACTCTGGATTTACTTCTTTTTCTTGGACTGTCCCCGGAGATTGGATTATTACCGGCGGACAAGGAACAAACAAAATAACCGTAACCACGGGTACATCAAACGGAGAAGTGGCGGTTACCGCGGTTAGTAAGGAGTGTAATATTCCGGTTACCAAGAGGTTGCCTATTGTTTTGACAGAAGTTTTTCCACCCCACGTTTGGAGCTATGCTACCGCCGTTTGTAAAGACGCCACTACTACTATTGTGGCATCAGGGGCGCCTTCCAATACTACTTATCAATGGTATTCTTCTGCTAATGGTACCAACCCGATCTGGAAGAGCAGTAGAGATTTTTCAAGTTCAGAGTCAAGATTCTATACCCCTGCAATTAATACTACTACCACTTTTTATGTATCTATTTTGTTTCCCAGTGGCTGTGAAAGTGAACGGGTCCCTGTTTTAATAACGGTTAATCCTCTTCCAGATACTCCCGCTTCTATTTCGGCATCCATAGTAAAACCATGCACTGGCTTAGTAGTAACGTATGAAGTTCCAAAGATGAATCAGGAATTAGGTTATAAGTGGGAAGTTCCTGCTAATTGGACAGTAATATCCGGACAAAACACTTCTAAAATAAATGTTCAAGTAGGTACGGGAACGGGAATGGTTAAGGTAGCTGCTTATAATTATTGCAGTTCTAGTTTAGTCCGTTCTTTGCCGGTTGAAGCCAGCACTCCCGTTCGTCCTACAATTGCCACAAGTCCCATATGTGGACCGGGCCGGGTTACCTTCAACGCTATTAACGTACCACCAACAAGTAGTTTACGATGGTATACAACTGCTACTGGCGCTACACCCATTGCAGGGGAAACAGGTAGTACTTTTGTAACCCCTTCTCTTACCTCAACCACCAACTATTATGTTTCTGTTGTTACTCCGGAAGGATGTGAAAGCTCCAGAGTTGCTATAGAAGCTATTATCAATTCAGCCCCAACAGCCAATGCCGGGCCAAATGAAACTATTTGTATAAGTACGCTAGGATATATATTAAAAGGGGGTGTTCCTGCTGGGGGGCAATGGTCCGGCAAGGGAGTAACTGCTGGTGGGTACTTTAACCCAGCTAGTGCCGGCGAAGGTAGTCATGAATTGACTTATAGTATCACCCAAGGTAGTTGTACCGTTGCAGATACAAAGACTATAATTATAACAAAGGGACCCGCTGTTACACTAGCTCCATTCGGAACGGTGTGCCGGACCGTTCAGGATTATGTTTTAACCGGTGGTCAGCCAGCAGGGGGAGTATATAGCGGAGCTGGAGTAGAGAATGGGCTATTTACGCCGGTAGATTCTATTGAACAACACTTGATCGCCTATACTTACACGGGTAAAGGGGGGTGCTCTACCACGGTTTGGCAGCCTATAACCGTTAGCACCTGCACTGGAATGGCGGAAAGTGAGTTGACTTCTAAGCTGGTAACTTATCCCAACCCAACCAAATCCGATTTAAATATTGAGCTATCGTTGCCAAAAGCCACTACCATAAAGCTGCTGCTCCTGGATGCAAGAGGGGCGAAAATGTTGGAGAGAGATTATTCTAAAGTACACGGAGCGTTTCGGCAAGTAATAAGTTTGAAAGACAAACCTCGGGGCATTTATCTGCTGCAATTAGTTTTTAAAGATAGCGTGATCACCAAGCGAATAGTGGTAGAGTAA
- a CDS encoding sce7726 family protein: MFVLEKSANNFRSLSQIFTPSNFNKIVKKKDKEYMRYCVKKHINSSKPESYNSIIKYLYNELHFEYRSEYFYKNALLNKLLLGKYSLNTTTVLNEFRIGGSIADFILLNGEARIFEIKTDLDSLTKLDKQVSDYKEFANKVYIVSCSKHANKLLNKYRDTEIGIIEFTKNMSLKTLKEAESNTDNFNHVTIFKTLRKQEYLNLIKNHFGEIPNVPGTKIFRECLSMAKLININDFQVLAFNQLKDRKIRCPNLLKSEFTPYELKHICYSMDYSENEYAELFNFLKEMI; this comes from the coding sequence ATGTTTGTTTTAGAGAAGAGCGCAAATAATTTTAGAAGCTTATCCCAAATTTTTACTCCTTCTAACTTCAACAAGATTGTTAAGAAGAAGGATAAAGAGTATATGCGTTATTGTGTAAAAAAACACATTAATTCTTCTAAACCAGAATCTTACAATTCTATTATTAAATATCTTTATAATGAACTTCATTTTGAATATAGAAGTGAGTATTTCTACAAAAATGCACTTCTCAATAAGCTATTATTAGGAAAATACAGTTTAAATACTACTACAGTTTTAAATGAATTTCGAATAGGAGGATCTATCGCCGACTTTATCCTACTAAATGGTGAAGCACGTATTTTTGAAATTAAAACTGATTTGGATAGCTTAACAAAGCTTGATAAGCAAGTTTCTGATTATAAAGAATTTGCTAATAAAGTTTATATAGTCTCTTGTTCAAAACATGCCAATAAGCTGTTAAATAAGTATAGAGACACAGAAATTGGCATTATAGAGTTTACTAAAAATATGAGCCTTAAAACGCTTAAGGAAGCCGAATCAAATACAGATAATTTTAACCACGTTACTATATTTAAAACTCTTCGTAAGCAGGAATATCTAAATTTAATCAAGAATCATTTTGGTGAAATTCCGAATGTGCCAGGTACTAAGATCTTTAGAGAATGCTTATCTATGGCAAAATTGATTAACATCAATGATTTTCAAGTACTGGCCTTTAATCAGTTGAAAGACAGGAAAATAAGATGTCCTAATTTATTGAAATCAGAGTTTACCCCATATGAATTGAAGCATATCTGCTACTCGATGGACTATTCGGAAAATGAATATGCAGAATTATTTAACTTCCTAAAAGAAATGATTTAA
- a CDS encoding recombinase family protein — protein MKIGYARVSTQDQKLELQLDALTKQGCELVFQEKKSGKNKERPELEKMLGQLRSGDTVVVWKLDRLGRSLRDLIDLVAEFQKRGVDFVSLQDGINTATSTGRFTFNIFASLAEFEREIIKERTKAGLVAAKARGRAGGRPGGLTPEAQEKAKSAKVLLASGKRAEEIAKILGISRATCYRYLEYAVKL, from the coding sequence ATGAAAATAGGCTATGCCCGGGTGAGCACCCAGGATCAAAAATTGGAATTGCAACTAGACGCCCTAACCAAACAAGGATGTGAGCTGGTGTTCCAGGAAAAGAAATCGGGGAAAAACAAAGAACGACCGGAGCTGGAGAAGATGTTGGGGCAACTCCGCTCCGGAGATACGGTGGTGGTGTGGAAGCTGGACCGGCTGGGTCGTTCGTTGCGAGATCTGATTGACCTCGTAGCCGAATTTCAGAAAAGGGGAGTAGACTTTGTGAGTTTACAAGACGGGATCAATACGGCTACTTCCACCGGTCGTTTTACCTTTAACATCTTTGCTTCTTTAGCGGAGTTTGAGCGGGAGATTATTAAAGAGAGAACCAAAGCGGGCTTGGTAGCAGCAAAAGCTAGGGGTAGAGCAGGAGGGAGGCCTGGTGGTTTAACGCCCGAAGCGCAAGAAAAAGCGAAATCCGCGAAAGTTCTTTTGGCCTCGGGTAAGCGAGCGGAGGAGATTGCCAAAATTCTAGGAATTTCGAGAGCAACCTGTTACCGTTACTTGGAATATGCGGTTAAACTTTAA
- a CDS encoding RES family NAD+ phosphorylase, which translates to MNPIFQNILGLYEVNPEVGSPIENKIEQDFTNKIFSQKVSDKRRELLQEIVADDYVSYQELFENPVVLSCTINASNDDKVKPLQITWERFEEEIKSVNRFHLQNLLDLDRLKSLLLPYKYIVSKGRKFFRARISSKIGFSTSEMGHPPADKTKPGRANPLGISYLYLADQVTTTIYEARASLFDYVTIGEFRLKEDIKVINLRGNFYDPITWADGEQQQELENILIHLPFISKLESTLSKPRRRDDNELDYLPTQYLSEYIKSIGYDGVMFQSSLYSKGYNLAIFNPEKFECIKVNVFEIDNIEFKYTMLIT; encoded by the coding sequence TTGAACCCAATCTTCCAAAATATTTTAGGTTTATATGAGGTCAATCCCGAAGTAGGTAGCCCCATTGAAAATAAGATTGAACAAGATTTTACTAATAAAATATTCTCCCAAAAAGTTTCTGATAAACGAAGAGAATTATTACAAGAGATAGTTGCTGATGATTATGTTAGTTATCAAGAATTGTTTGAAAATCCAGTAGTGTTAAGTTGTACTATTAATGCCAGCAACGATGATAAAGTAAAACCACTACAAATTACATGGGAAAGATTTGAAGAAGAGATTAAATCAGTAAATCGTTTCCACCTTCAAAATCTTTTAGATTTAGATAGGCTAAAATCTTTATTGCTTCCATACAAATATATAGTTTCTAAGGGCCGTAAATTCTTTCGGGCAAGAATATCTTCTAAAATTGGTTTTAGTACTTCAGAAATGGGACATCCGCCTGCTGATAAAACAAAGCCTGGCAGGGCTAATCCCTTAGGTATATCTTATTTATATTTAGCAGATCAAGTCACTACAACTATTTATGAAGCACGTGCTTCATTATTTGATTATGTAACTATTGGAGAGTTTAGACTTAAAGAGGATATTAAAGTTATAAATTTAAGAGGAAATTTTTATGATCCTATTACTTGGGCGGATGGCGAACAGCAGCAGGAATTAGAAAATATTCTGATTCATTTACCTTTTATTTCTAAATTAGAATCCACATTGTCAAAGCCTAGACGCAGGGATGACAATGAACTAGATTATTTACCTACTCAATATTTGTCTGAATACATTAAATCTATTGGTTATGATGGAGTAATGTTTCAAAGCTCACTTTATTCTAAAGGCTATAATCTAGCTATCTTTAATCCTGAAAAATTTGAATGCATCAAAGTTAATGTCTTCGAAATAGACAATATAGAATTCAAGTATACAATGCTAATTACATAG